The following proteins are encoded in a genomic region of Neospora caninum Liverpool complete genome, chromosome XI:
- a CDS encoding putative prefoldin subunit 5, translating into MAAIDAGIASSHASRTPASLGALSLQQLVGVKEQLDAEVQNLSAHLRTLRMASGRLQEAREALNKFASPGDATDEEDQAEVLVPLTSSVYVKGRLVTRKKLLVDVGTGFLIEKNCEDAKKGLDKNVSMVNEQVAKVEKILPEKQRQSEAAQNMIQQKYFQQQLLLQQQLQQSGAQPAPK; encoded by the exons ATGGCTGCCATTGATGCAGGCATCGCGTCGAGCCATGCCTCGCGCACCCCTGCCAGTCTGGGCGCCCTCAGCCTCCAGCAACTCGTGGGGGTGAAGGAGCAACTTGACGCG GAAGTGCAAAACTTGTCTGCTCATCTGCGCACTCTGCGCATGGCCAGCGGGCGCCTGCAGGAGGCAAGAGAGGCCTTGAACAAGTTCGCGAGTCCTGGAGAtgcgacagacgaagaagaccagGCAGAAGTTCTCGTGCCACTCACGAGCTCCGTCTACGTGAAG GGTCGGCTCGTGACACGCAAGAAGCTCCTCGTGGACGTTGGAACAGGTTTTCTGATCGAGAAAAACTGCGAGGATGCCAAGAAGGGTCTCGACAA GAACGTCAGCATGGTGAACGAGCAAGTGgcgaaggtggagaagaTTCTACCCGAGAAGCAACGCCAATCTGAAGCTGCACAAAACATGATTCAGCAGAAATACTTCCAACAGCAGCTCTTGCTTCAGCAACAGCTCCAGCAGAGCGGCGCCCAGCCCGCGCCGAAGTGA